From a single Vanacampus margaritifer isolate UIUO_Vmar chromosome 15, RoL_Vmar_1.0, whole genome shotgun sequence genomic region:
- the glt8d2 gene encoding glycosyltransferase 8 domain-containing protein 2 translates to MALLRKINQVLVVVLVLMLYLLLHSSLLRSSSQHKISSHWKKLGGTAEREIERVIPVVICASEERMGATMATINSIRSNTDANVLFYIVTLRDAVTLTRRYIEETQLKGIRYKILEFNPMVLKGKVKPDSSRPDLLHPLNFVRFYLPLLEMNHDRVIYLDDDVIVQGDIQDLFKIKLKPQHAAAFATDCDLPSTHEMVRSVGMQTTYMGFLDYRKQEVKDLGINPNDCSFNPGVFVADIREWKKQQITKQLQKCMEDNVKINIYSSTMAGGVATPPMLIVFHDKYTTLDPIWHVRHLGWSPDAGYPESFVQKAQLLHWNGPFKPWGYPAVHTERWEKWFIPDPSGKFSLMRP, encoded by the exons ATGGCTCTTCTGAGAAAAA TCAATCAGGTCCTGGTGGTGGTCCTGGTGCTAATGCTGTACCTGCTCCTGCACAGCTCGCTACTCAGATCCTCAAGCCAACACAAAATTTCAa GTCACTGGAAGAAACTCGGAGGTACAGCGGAGAGAGAAATTGAACGTGTCATTCCTGTTGTCATCTGCGCGTCAGAGGAGCGCATGGGCGCAACCATGGCGACCATCAACAGCATCCGTAGCAACACGGATGCTAATGTGCTCTTCTATATTGTTACGCTACGGGACGCTGTTACACTCACCAG ACGTTACATAGAGGAAACTCAACTAAAAGGCATCCGATATAAGATCTTGGAGTTTAATCCAATGGTTCTGAAGGGGAAAGTGAAGCCAGACTCCTCCAGGCCGGATCTATTGCACCCa cTCAACTTTGTGCGCTTTTACCTACCATTGCTTGAGATGAACCATGACAGGGTTATATACttagatgatgatgtcattgtacAAG GTGACATTCAGGATCTGTTCAAAATCAAACTAAAGCCACAACACGCCGCTGCTTTCGCCACTGACTGTGACTTGCCCTCTACTCACGAAATGGTGCGCAGCGTTGGCATGCAG ACAACCTACATGGGCTTCCTGGACTACAGAAAACAAGAAGTGAAAGACCTCGGCATCAATCCCAATGACTGCTCCTTCAACCCTGGTGTGTTTGTGGCCGATATACGTGAATGGAAAAAGCAGCAGATCACCAAACAGCTCCAGAAGTGCATGGAGGACAATGTCAA GATAAACATCTACAGCAGCACTATGGCAGGTGGTGTGGCCACTCCACCTATGCTCATTGTTTTTCATGACAAATACACAACACTGGACCCAATCTGGCACGTCAGACATCTCG GTTGGAGTCCAGATGCCGGCTATCCCGAGAGCTTCGTGCAGAAGGCACAGCTGCTGCACTGGAACGGCCCATTCAAACCGTGGGGATACCCTGCCGTTCACACAGAACGCTGGGAGAAATGGTTCATCCCAGATCCGTCTGGGAAGTTCTCCTTGATGAGGCCGTAG